A segment of the Alistipes communis genome:
AACGGCAGTGAGCGGCCGAGCGCAGATCGGAACGCTCTCTGCCGCATCGTTCCGGCCTGCGGCCGCCTTACCGTCCGGCACTCGCCTGTCGGCGGAATTCGGCGCAGACGATGCCCGTGGCCATGGCCACGTTGAGCGATTCGGTGGCGTGCCGCTCGGCGGGGTAGGGCGGGATGAAGAGCTTGCGCGTGACCTGCGCGGCGCAGGCGGGCGTGACGCCTCGGCCCTCGTTGCCCATCAGCACGATGCCTGTCGGCGAGAGCTGCGTGCGGTAGATGTCGTCCCCTTCCAGAAACGTGCCGTAGATCGGCGTGCCGGCGGCGCGCTCGGCCGCCAGATAGGCTTCGAGGTCGCAGTAGTGGACCCGCACGCGCAGGATCGCGCCCATCGTGGCCTGTACGACTTTGGGGTTGAAACAGTCGGCCGTCGCCTCGGAGCAAACCACGTCGCCGATGCCGAACCAGTCGGCCAGCCGGACGATCGTCCCCAGATTGCCCGGGTTCTGCACGTCGTCGAGCGCCAGCACCAGCGACCGGCGCAGCTTTGCGGGATCGAGCCTGCGGCGGGGGATCTCGACGAGGGCCAGCGAGTCGGAAGGGGTTTTCAGTAGCGAGAGCCGTTCCATCTCTTTCGGCGAGACCGTCGTGACGTCCTCGCCTGCGAAAACGCCGTCGAGCGCATAGATGCGGCGGATGCGGAGCGTCGAGGCGCGCAGTTCGCCGATGAGTTTCCCGCCTTCGGCGACGAAAAGCCCCTCGTCGGTGCGGGCGCGTTTGTCCGCCAGCGAGCGGACGAGTCGGATGTCGGCTTTGGTCAGCA
Coding sequences within it:
- a CDS encoding RNA methyltransferase, which gives rise to MTKADIRLVRSLADKRARTDEGLFVAEGGKLIGELRASTLRIRRIYALDGVFAGEDVTTVSPKEMERLSLLKTPSDSLALVEIPRRRLDPAKLRRSLVLALDDVQNPGNLGTIVRLADWFGIGDVVCSEATADCFNPKVVQATMGAILRVRVHYCDLEAYLAAERAAGTPIYGTFLEGDDIYRTQLSPTGIVLMGNEGRGVTPACAAQVTRKLFIPPYPAERHATESLNVAMATGIVCAEFRRQASAGR